The genomic window TTCTGGGCTTGGGGTTGAACAGCCTGCTGTTCTGCTCCGGCTCGCAGCCCTCCACCCTGCCTGGAGCTCTGCTGGCTGAGGACAGCTCTTGGCTCTGGCCACCGGCTCCTCAGAGCCACAAGAGGCTCTGGGCTCGGAGCCCCGCTTGCCTCGCTCGCTGCACGGCTGGATTTGTCTCAGGAAGGGCCAgcgtgagcatgagccccactgGCCCCGGGGACCCAGCCAGACCCACCGGCCTCAGAGATTAGCTAACCAGGGGCACTTGGCCCGGGCCCACGCGGGCGCCTTCCAACCCGGGACCCGGTGCACAGACTTCAGGACAGGGAGCCCAGGTGGGAGGGCTCTCAGAGACGCCTGCTTCACGTGGGGACTATAGGGCCCTCCTGGGCTCCCCGGAGTGGTCCTGCTTCCCCTGCCCTTCAAGCCCACGTGAGGGCGGTGGGGAGACTCCTTCTCACGTGACCCGGAGTCATGTGGGTGCAGCGGGGccctccacctctctcccaaCACCTCAGTTTTCCTTGAGGAAAGAGCTTCTTCCCACCAAGACCCAAGCAGCTGGGTGCTCATTCGCCCCCTTCTGAGCCCAGACCAGAGGGACAGAGTCAGAGAACGGGGACCTCACCTGTCCCAGGGTACCCCTGCTTGCCATCAGCATTGTGGGCGCCAGGGCCCTCCAGTCATTCTCCACCCCCTAAGCCAGCCAGGGTCCCCTCCGCTGCTTGCCCCCCAGACCCTGCCCGTATGGAAACCAAGGGAGAACGATTGGAAAGGGGGGCACATCCTTCCAGCCAGCGACAGGACAGGAGCCCGGTGCACACACGGGGGATTTTCAGAGCAGTGACGGCCATCAAAGAGGACTCTGGTCAGAACCTGTCCTGCCGGGGCTGTCCTTTGTCATcgcctcccctgcctctcccggCCCGTCTTGGGCAAGAGCGGTCCCACGGATGCCAGTGGGGGCTGAGTGCCCAGAGCTGGACAAGAGTGACGGCCAGGTCTCCTGACGCGGCGGAAAGCGTGTCACCGTTTGGGGACAGCTCTCTGCAAATACTCCATCCTGGGACAGACCGCAGTAGCGGCCAGGACTGAGGTGGCCCCAGGGGAGGACCTTCTGCCACTGCCAGAAGCTGTAGGGGGTCCTCAGCTGCCCCTGTAACGGGGCGACGGGGTCTTTCCCCTCCTGCTGGCTCTCTGTGAGTGTCTTCTTTCCGACCAGGGTGGAGCTTTTCTCTACACCAGTCCCCAGGAACCCAGAGCCACGCCCTGCCCCCAAAGGCCCCCAAGCCCCATCTCTGGGTCTATGTGGTCCCGGCAGAGACACCACGTCGCTCAGAGAAGAGCACACCCTGACCACCACCTCCGTCTACCAGCTCTGCGGACCTCAAGTGAGATGAGGCTGACTTCATTTTCAGAAGAAGGTTTGGGAATTCGTTTAATCGGAAATGCTTGCTCTGGAGCAGCGAGAGAGGCCGGGACCCGGGAATTAATCCTATATGAAATTACGCGAGTGCTGCCGGGAAAAAGCCACCGCTGTGGTGGGTTCCCTGACGCACCTGTCTTCCTCTGCAGTCTTTATGTGTAtctttcagtttttacttttaaataatttgtggTAGGACTTACACTCAGGAGCCCCGCGTACCATCAGGCTTACCTCTCGCTCAGCTTACTTGCTTTCCAATCCCTCCCTCCACGAATTCTTTCTCTGGATCCCTGGACATAATCCCCTTTCTGTATTTTcagggagttttttgttttgctttttcttttaatgtttatttatttttgagagagagagagagggagaaagcatgagcaagggaggggcagagagagagggagacacagaacccgaagcagctccagggtccgagcggtcagcacagggcccgacgcggggctcaaacccacgggccgtgagatcgggacctgagccgaagtcagatgcttcaccgactgagctacccaggcgcccctgtattttcctcctcttcttttttttttttttttaataaaagtaaaagcgTCGGGAAGGGTTAGAGGGGGAGAAGGCACAGGGTAATGGTCTCCTGGCCGTGCACCGGGCTGCATCCTGAACCTCGTGTTCCATTCATGCCGGTGCCCTCGCAGCACCTGGTCCCCACACTGGATGAGGCTGTGGCCTGGCCGGGGGCTCTGGGCCCAGCACTGCTTTCCTCGTGACCTTTGCTGGTCCGAGCCCTTTGCCGGTCCGAGCCCGCCATCATTCTGGCCCTGAGTTGTCCTGGGGCCACTCCACTGTTTCTCCCGGAAGTTCGTGCCTTTTCTCCTTATCTCCGGGGCCTGAGACATCACCCGCAGGTGCACCCTCCCGCTTCAGTGCTGCTAGGTACATGGAGAGCCCAGGGGCTCACTTCCTGGTCCCCTCTCTAGTTCGTCCCCCCCAGGCTTCCAGCTGACAAGCCCCGCGTCTAACCTCCCCATGGGGGACAGAAACACACCGAGGCCAGAATGCGGCAGAGCCTGGCTCAGAGGAAGTGTGGGCCATGGGGGGTTTCTTTCAGGATGACTTTTCCCATGAGcgtccggggggctcagtcggtgaagcatccgactgttgatttcggctcaggtcgtgatgtcacgaATCATGAGCTtgatccccacgttgggctctgtgctggcagcgtggagcctgcttgggattctcaatctctctctctctctctctctctctctgcccttcccccactcgtgctctctctctgtctctctctcacacacacacgcgcgcgcgcgataagtaaataaactttttttaaaaaagaattgttcCCTTTTACAAAGACAACATTCTCCACATTGACCTGATGAATCATTTCCTTCTGTTGTTGCCCAAGGAAGCCATGCTGGCCACTGGGAGCTGAACTGATGGGGAAAgattctatgttttaaaaataaactcagccCCTCATTGGTCCCCTTGAAACTGGCTCGAGGGCTGCCACGACCAGCAGCCCAGGCACAGCCTTCGTGGCACTCGGCAACTGCCACGGCACGGTCCTCCGTCTTGAAAAGTACGGGGGTTGgggctgcagggggcaggggccatGCTGGGTCGGCCCAGAGCCTTCTCGGGGGTGGGAGTCTGCTACCAGCCTCGGGAGCCAAGGGTCTTCTCCTTGTCCCCTTGGGGCTGGGCCATGTCTAGCCAAGAAGCTGAGAATAAACCCAGAACGTCCTGCCTGTGGTAGGGCCCCCCTTCCCTGCGCCCCTGCCCACACTCCCCACTGCCCTCAGTGGTGACGCCCGTCCTGGGCGGGGGGAGGTTCCTGCAAACTGGTCCTCAGGCTCCCTCGGGGCcgtgggaagaggaggaggggcagactgGTCAGTCCccgaagggggagaaagaaatgaGTGTCCTCCCCCGGGACCCCCGCTCTCAGGGAAGGTGAGGACACAGGGTCAAAGCCAGCTTCCCAGCTGCTATAGCAGATCACTTACCCGGCgctcctgtgcctcagtttccgcGCCCACAAGGGGGATGATGATAACCAGGGTACTTCCTGACTGCTTGGTCCCTGCAGTCACAGGTGAAGCCATCGGTTGTCACAGCCATGCTCAGGGCCTGGCTCTGATGCCCAAGGGCTGGGAAGGCCTCTTGTCCCCTGACAGGCAGTAAACTTGAGGCTCCTCTCCCCCAGGAAATCAGAACAAGAAAACACAATAGAGAGCAGCTCAGCCTGACCCCACCCCTCGTCAAAGCCACTTGAGAACTTGGAGAGAGGCTGCTGGGCGGAACCCCTCTGTGGTCCTCACGTGAACACCCTGGAGGGCTGCCCCCCACCTCCGGCTGACTCGGCAGAGCTAGCTGGGTGTCATGGACGTGTGCGTGGGCCCACCCTGCGGAATCTGCTGTTCTGACGAGCCCCCATGTGACAGGAGCTGCTGGGAGGGGCCGTGCCCTGACAAGGCCAGGCCGCCAGAGCTGACCCCTCCTCTTTGTGGCCCAGCCCCGAGCGCAGGGACATGAAGTGCACACACGCACAAGGGGCCTATCCCTCAAGGCAGAGGTGGTGAAATCGATTGTCGTGTGCTCTTACCTGGGGGCCCTCTGCACCCACAAAATCAGCGCCTGGGAAGCCAGGGCCGGGGGTCTGCCCTTGGCCATCACAGCCCAAGTGGCTCACTCCGCCTACAAATCCTAATGAGCTCCCAGCGGTGACAGGACCTCCCTGTCTCGAATTCACAAGGCTCACTCCAGGGAGAGACGGACAGAACACTATGGCCCAGCAGTCCCCATATTTCAAGACAAATCAAGCTGCTgaccaagggcgcctgggtggctcagtcggttaaacatccgacttcggctcaggtcatgatctcgtggtttgtgggttcgagccccgtatcgggctctgtgctgacagctcagagcctggagcctacttcggattctgtgtctccctctctctctgtccctcccctgagcACACTCTCtcctccttaaaaataaacaaacactaaaaaaaaacaaactctgcGGACCAGAAAGTAATTCAGGCAAAAGGAGCACGATCATCAGATACAATACAGAACATCCAGTTAAATTTGTGctttaaataaacaaagagtaactttgttttttttttttgtttgtttgttttgtttgtttttttttcaacgtttatttatttttgggacagagagagacagacagagcatgaacgggggagggacagagagagagggagacacagaatcggaaacaggctccaggctctgagccatcagcccagagcctgacgcggggctcgaactcacggactgtgagatcgcgacctggctgaagtcggacgctcaaccgactgcgccacccaggcgccccatacaaaGAGTAACTTTGAATGTAAGTACATCCCACACAATATTTGACACATACCTTCACTGCAAAATGActcattatttatctgaaattcaaatgtaactgagcatcatcctttatttttttattttagggagaaagcACGTGCgagtaggggggaggggcagagagaatcttctttttttaagtttgtttatttattttgagagacagagagggagagtgggagaggggcagagagaggggggagagagaatcctaagcaggctcctgacCGTCAGCGcagccccgatgtggggctcgatcacaaaccatgagatcatcacctgagccgaaaccaagaggcagacactcaaccgactgagccacccaggtgcccctagttttatATGTCAAATCTGGCAACCCGACAGAGAAGGCAACACCCCCCTGACCAATCAGCAGTGACTGGCAGCTGAGCCTGGCACCCCacggctcccctcctcccctggacCAGGCTTAGCCCTGCAGGTGACATGATGGGGACGGGAATGGTACCAGGACAGGATCTGTGAGGATCCACGGAGCTGACCACAGAGCCATGCGCCGTGGGCAGGATAAACGTCCTTGGGGTCATCACGGCGATGATGCCCATCGGAAGAATTAGACTTTCTTTTCAAAAGGCCGTGACTGGCCCTCTGGGCCAGCTGCCAAGGGAAGACGAAGTGCATCCGTGTGGTTCCTGCCTGCAGGGTTCTGAGACAGGAGCCCCGGTCTGAGTCCAAACAATGGGTGGGAGACGCCCTCTAGAGGTGTGATGTGCGGGCTGCAAGCCACAGCTGACCCTGAAGGAGAAGTCTCAGCCGCCCTGGCTGGCAGCCACTGGGTCCCTTGGGCACCTCACACCTCGGAGGTCCCTCAGCCCAGGAACACGGATGATGTTGCTGTCCTTGATGTCCAGAGGTCAGGACGAGGCGCGAGGAGGCCCATGGTAGAGCAGGTACCTATGAGCGAGTGGGGGCTGCGCTTCCTTCATGAGCGTATCCCTCCACTGTCTCGGGTGTGAGCCCCAGTGTGAGAGCACCAGAGGGGGGCCAGTGCCAGCCATGCTGGGGTGGAATTCTATTTCTGTCCCAGAGACTCAGTCGGAGGGGAGGACAGTGCGCCCAAGGGAAGGTGGACACACAAGGGGATGTTTGACCAAAGCTTTCCAAACACTCCTTCCTCTGAACCCAGCTCTCACAACTAAGAGCCAGGTGTCCCCTTAGGAGTGAAAGATAGGTACCCTTTTATAAGTGATGGTCACTGCTTTCCAGAGATGACATCAGTTCCCGGGCAAGAAACTCCACTTGGGCAGAACCCAGACCTGGTCTTGGGAATAACTCACAGTAGCCAAACTCATACAAGACTGATGTATAAACCAGATGGCTCATGTATAAACCAGATGGCTCATGGAGAAATCCCTTTCCAGGGCCTAGATGTTTCCCATCTGGGGGTCCAAGCCCCCCCATTGCTGGGACTAAGAGGCTTGGGAGGCCAAATGCATCTTTTTAAGATGTGGACATCACAAGTGGCAGTGGGCAGTAGGGGGGGATCATTTAGCCCTAGTGATCAAGAAAGTGAGTTGGTCAGTTGGTCATTGGGTCCACAAATGGGTCACTgtccacctgctctgtgccaggtcaGCCCTGGTCCCCTGGATCTGACTGATAACCTGGCAGGGAAGACCGACGCTGTCACCAATGGTTTGCAATGACAAGTAGGCAGGGAGCATGGCAGAACACCTGCTGAGGGGTATGAACATGAAGGAACAAGCGGGATCCTCTCGTCCGGGGGTCAGGGTGAGACACCTCGCCACGGTCCCCGGTCAAGGACTGAGTGAGGAGGAACTGACCTCCAGAAGCCACCACCCATGACCCACCCTAGCCTGCCAGGCCAGGCCCGCTCTGTTTCCAGCCCAGGGCCACACATGCCTCTCCTTCCGTCCCTTTGCCTGTCCCCCATGTCCAAGGTTGCCACTCCAGGGGCCTCTTCCGACCCCCGGACAAGAGGGCCACAGCTCCCATGTGCCACTGAGGGGACCGGTGTCATCAGCAGCCCCCTTCACAGGCAGGACTCAGGCCCCAGGCAACTGAGCCTGGACTCCTCCGGGCTGTCCCCGTGGGTGTAGCTGACCGGAGCCTGCGCCGGCCAAGGGGCAGCGCTCAGCAGTGTGACACCAAGCAGTTAACTGCGAAGCCTGGGCGTGCGTCCGCGTCAGGCTCAGGTCTGGGGCACCAGAGCAGACAGCGGGAAGGGCCCCCGGTCTTCATCAGGACCCCTGAGGAATGCGCCGTTGTTGCTTCCATTGCAcggagggggaaactgaggcctagagacgCTTGGCGCCTTGCCCGGAAGGGGTCCCGGCAGGGGGACCGAGAGCCCACAACCCGGCGGGAGGGGAGGAGCGCAGGCCGCAGCGGGTCCGGCGCCTTGACAGCGcggtgggcggggcctggggaggggcggggcggggcgcggtcCGAGGGACGGGGCGGAGTCGGCGGCCCTGATTGGGTGATGTCGGCTGCCCCGCCTTGGCCCTGCCCCCTCCGTGGccggcggtggggggggtggccCCCAGCGAAGCCCGCGGTCAAGGCCAGGTCTGGCCGGGGCAGCGGCGGTCGCAGGGAGCCCCCGCCGGCAGGCGCTGTCAGTGGCCCGTTCTTCTTCCTAAGCTCCTCAGACGGGGACGTGCTGCTGGCAGCCCCGCCTCGAAGAGCGCACAGCTCGGAGGAGCCTCACCCGGAGCCGCGCCGCAGGCGCCGCAACCTCTCCCCCGCGCTTCCGCAGCCCGCCCGCGCCGACCGCGCTGCGCAGCGGGGCCGGGCCGCCAGGGGGAGCCGCGGGGCCCAACCCTCCGCTGCGCCTGCGCCGGCGCCGCGCGCGAACCCGAGCGCGAGCCcgccgcgcgcgcgcgcccgcccgccccgcaAGTGCGCCTGCGCCGAGGCCGTGGCCGCGCCCGCTCCCGCCGGGGGCTCGTCGCTGGGCGGCCGGGCCATGGGGGAGGCTGAGgtgggcggcggcggcgcgccgGGCGACAAGGGGCCGGGGGAGGCGGCCACCAGCCCGGCCGAGGAGACGGTGGTGTGGAGCCCCGAGGTGGAGGTGTGCCTCTTCCACGCCATGCTGGGCCACAAGCCCGTCGGTGAGCGGAGCGCCGCCGAGGCCGCGGACCcgcgtgggggcggggcgggccgggcaacggccggggcgcggggcggggcctccCACGTCCGCCCACCCACCTGCGCCTCCTCCGACCCCTGCgcccacccaccccacctccgCTGACGCTACCCCctcctgcacccctgcctccccgGTGCCCCTCCGCCTTCCCGTACCCTCCCTATGGCCCTTCCTgcacccctctgccctccctctggcCCCTTCTGCCCGTCCTGGAccctccctctggcccctgcTGCGCCCCTGTGCCCTGCCCCTGGCCCCTGATGCTCCCCCTGCAccctccctctggcccctgcTGCCCCCCTGCACCTTCCCTCTGGCCCCTGATGCTCCCCCTACACCCTCCCCCTGACCCCTGCTGTGCCCCTCCTGcacccactctccctcctccaccctgccccccaatACCCTCCTTTTGCACCTCCTACACccgccctcctgcccccatctTTACTTCTCCCCTGCTGAGCCCTGCTTCCAGCTCCCTCACTGCCTTccgcctcccccctcctcacAGGTGACTCCCTCTTCCCACAGGTGTCAATCGGCACTTCCACATGATCTGTATCCGGGACAAGTTCAGCCAGAACATTGGTCGGCAGGTCCCATCCAAGGTCATCTGGGACCACCTGAGCACCATGTATGACATGCAGGCACTGGTGAGCTGGAtcccaccctccctgctcctcaggccagggccccccagccccagaccgAGCTGCTCCTCAGGGAGCCCTGTGGCCTGTGGCCCTCCCCGGGGGGGGCACCAGTAAGCAAACGAGGCACCTCAAGTAGTTCACAAACGCAGGGGGGGTAGCTGGTTGCCCTCGAGGAGCCTTCCTTATGTGGGGTGCTTAGCAAAAGTCTCTCCGGGGAGACAAGTGCGGAGCTGAGGCCCGTGGAGGAGGCGTGAGGCCCCGGCAGTCACACGGGAGGCCCCACGGCGCGCCAGGCAGGAAGGTGACTGGATCTAAGTCACATTCAGGTGAATATGGTGGCCTCTGTGGGCACCAGGCAGGCCGGGGCCCTGTCGCCACAGAACCCCCGGCCAGTTTCATCGAAAGGCAGGTCAACTGGGAAGCCAGGATGGCCAGAGGAGACAGTGGACATTCCCTGCAGAGGAACAGCAGGCGTCAGGGCTCTGTGGCAGCAGGAGATGGGGGGTCGAGGAGCTCAGAGGAGGTGTGgacccctggggctgggggggcagcGGGAGCTCCAGGCAAGCAAAGGGGTAGGCACTTGTGCCGGGGCAGGGGTGAGTCTCTGCCCCCCTGGCTGACTTAGGGCCACGCCAGCCCACCCAGCTGAGGCCTTCCTTGCCCGAACGTGGTGCCAACCTTGCTTCCTGTGGGTTTGGGCAGGTGGTTCGCAGCTCCTTGTCTTACTCTGGGAAGGAGATAGCGGTGACAGCCGTGCTCTGGGGACTGAATGCCCGGCCTGTAGGAAGCACCCTGGAAAGTGAAGTCCCTGTTGCTGGGACCAGCTCATCCCGGACAAGCTGTCATCCTGAAGGGGcctcaccccacacctgtcaccTTGTGGGGTCACCTGGTCCCCAGACTTCCATGCCGTGACTCTAGGCCAGTGGGGACCCCAAGCAAGACACAGACATGAGGGTGACAGGGTCCCTGGCCCAGTGCAGCCAGGGACACAGACACAGCTGGCACCAGGCCCTCACTGCACTTGGGAGCTGCAGGGCGCCTCTCAGAGGCTGTAGTCCAGGGCAAGCAGCCGGTCCCCCCTCTCTGCCGCAGCTTCAGTCTGGCCTATTACTTGTGCGGGACCAGGCACGACCTCGAGGCTGTCGCTCCGGACCCCAGAGCCCCTCTGGAGCTGATGCCCGAGTCACCCGGGACCCTGGCAGTGTGCGTCTGCGGCCCCCACCATGGAGATACCAGCAGCCCCAAGGGCCACAGGGTTTCCAAAGCTCCAGGAGACGCAAGCACGTCTGCGGGCTGAGCACCGAGCTTTACCACGGCCTGCGAGCTGCGGAGAGGAGGCCCTTCCCGCTGAGCCCCTCCCTGTCTAGACCCCTTCCGCCAGCTCACCTTCCTTTCCTCTGGTGGTCCCGTGCCTCCAGGGTCTCGTCCCTTCTGGCACATGGGGCCTGTGTGACGTGTAGGGCAAGTGGGACTCTGATAAGCAGTGTCCCTGGCACCACTGTGTAGTCCTCACCTGGTGTCCGAGGCAGTAGCTTTCCTGTCCGGCACCTCCGTGTCTGCGGGCTCCACTGTCACTGTCATCTCGTGGGGAGGGAGCGGGACAGGTCGGCAGGACAGCCGTAGCCTGCTTTTGCCCTGGGGGTAGGGACGGCATGCTGGGAAGTGGGGCTGCCCCAGCCTCAGGTCAGGTGACGACTCCTGGTGGCTGGACTCCTGGTGGCTAGAGCCGTAGCCTTGCCTTCTGCGGCCTGTTGGAGAAGCCCAGCTCCTGGTAGACTGCCggcagaaagaaggaagtgtCCTCACCCCGCTGGTGCCCTCCCCCTCGGCTCTCGGGGACCGACCGACCGGGGACCGACCGACCGTGTGCTTGCTCCTCAGGTGCTCCTAAGTTGGCTCTTACACGTTTTTGGTGACTtactaaaatcacatttttttctttgtttctttaaaaaatcgcCCAACTTGCCGTCAGCACGAATCTGAGATTCTTCCATTCCCAAATCCAGAGAGGAACTTCGTCCTTCCGGAAGAAATCATTCACGAAGTCCGAGAAGGTGAGACTCAGGCGGGTCAGGTTCGGGAATTAAGAAGGACGTGGGCCGAGGGCGGTGGCGTCGGGTGAAGGTCACGAGCCTCGGGGAGGAGTGAGGGCTGCCGGCGGGGTGCTTCTTGGCCCAGGTGGACTGGGAGGTCTGGGGAGTCTTGGGGACTGGCGGGAACTTGTTCAAGAACAATGGGCTCTCTTTAAAAGCGGCCTGGCGGCAGCTGAGAAGCACACACACAGCCGTCCCCGGCCTGAGCCGTCCGCAGCGCTGGGCAGGGCCGCGTCTCCCACCGTTTTGGTAAACGTCAGCTGTCGCCCCACAGGAAAAGTGGTCATTGAAGAAGAGATgaaggaggaaatgaaggaagatgTGGACCCCCACAACGGGGCGGACGATGGTGAGTGGGGAGCGCCCCC from Neofelis nebulosa isolate mNeoNeb1 chromosome 9, mNeoNeb1.pri, whole genome shotgun sequence includes these protein-coding regions:
- the MRGBP gene encoding MRG/MORF4L-binding protein; the encoded protein is MGEAEVGGGGAPGDKGPGEAATSPAEETVVWSPEVEVCLFHAMLGHKPVGVNRHFHMICIRDKFSQNIGRQVPSKVIWDHLSTMYDMQALHESEILPFPNPERNFVLPEEIIHEVREGKVVIEEEMKEEMKEDVDPHNGADDVFSSSGSLGKATEKASKDKNPSDLGSKEGVDKRKRSRVTDKVLTANSNPSSPSAAKRRRT